One genomic window of Evansella cellulosilytica DSM 2522 includes the following:
- a CDS encoding glycoside hydrolase domain-containing protein, whose amino-acid sequence MQKLIWGVDSAAAVNEQLLQCVRSNFGQPDVWGRYLNTIENVSEGLTRTEISFLKNNGIKVMPIYNNFRSAVGYQAGRIAAQNAIYNAQRVGIDEGVFIFANVERFFEVDADWIIAWVERFYNSNYRPGIYNDPTEGPFNEAYCQAAERSDLVREQTVLWSAEPEVGISAKTKMPRYNPVAPNCGGNVWAWQYGRDADECPIDTILVQERLFSELH is encoded by the coding sequence ATGCAAAAATTAATATGGGGAGTTGACTCAGCAGCTGCAGTCAACGAGCAGCTGTTACAATGTGTACGAAGTAACTTCGGTCAACCTGACGTGTGGGGAAGATACTTAAATACAATTGAAAATGTTAGTGAAGGGCTAACAAGGACAGAAATCTCTTTCTTAAAAAATAATGGTATAAAGGTGATGCCTATTTATAATAATTTCCGTTCTGCAGTAGGCTATCAAGCAGGAAGAATTGCAGCTCAAAATGCGATTTATAATGCACAAAGAGTTGGCATCGACGAAGGGGTATTCATCTTTGCCAATGTAGAGCGTTTTTTTGAAGTAGATGCAGATTGGATTATTGCTTGGGTGGAAAGGTTTTATAATAGTAATTATCGACCTGGAATATACAATGATCCTACGGAAGGCCCTTTTAATGAAGCTTATTGTCAAGCAGCTGAGAGAAGTGATCTCGTACGAGAACAAACGGTACTTTGGAGTGCAGAACCAGAAGTCGGCATTTCAGCTAAAACGAAAATGCCTCGTTACAATCCAGTAGCACCTAATTGTGGTGGAAACGTTTGGGCTTGGCAATACGGTAGGGATGCTGATGAGTGTCCAATTGACACCATTCTCGTTCAAGAGCGGCTTTTTAGCGAACTTCATTAA